From the Pectobacterium carotovorum genome, one window contains:
- a CDS encoding SDR family oxidoreductase has product MTPTPLTIFVVGATGSIGQHVVDVALTQGNRVIGLCRSAAKAARLPAGASTIQADVTKPETLREAIPSVDAVVFTLGSDGLGKNGAMTIDYGGVYHVLMALRRQKIRIALMTSIGVTDRAGSYNQRTEAHDWKRRSERLVRASGHPYTIVRPGWFDYHSPDQHHITLLQGDQRHTGTPDDGVISRRQIAEILVASLTDSAAINKTFELVAERGHAQANLTPLFAALAADRPEKNDGILDIDNMAEALEPAHVKEAIRRVADI; this is encoded by the coding sequence ATGACACCCACCCCTCTTACTATTTTTGTGGTCGGCGCAACCGGTAGTATCGGCCAGCATGTGGTAGACGTCGCGCTAACCCAAGGAAATCGCGTCATTGGCCTTTGTCGTAGCGCTGCGAAGGCAGCCCGACTCCCGGCAGGGGCCAGTACGATCCAGGCCGATGTCACTAAGCCAGAAACCTTGCGAGAAGCAATACCGTCAGTCGATGCCGTCGTTTTTACTCTCGGTTCCGATGGTTTAGGGAAAAACGGGGCAATGACTATTGATTATGGTGGCGTCTACCATGTGCTGATGGCGCTGCGCCGTCAAAAAATACGCATTGCGCTGATGACATCAATCGGCGTAACTGACCGCGCGGGAAGCTATAACCAGCGCACCGAAGCCCATGATTGGAAGCGTCGTTCAGAACGTCTCGTCCGCGCCAGCGGTCATCCTTACACTATCGTCCGCCCCGGTTGGTTTGATTACCATTCGCCCGACCAACATCACATTACTCTGCTACAGGGTGACCAACGGCATACCGGAACGCCAGATGATGGCGTCATTTCACGCCGTCAAATTGCAGAGATTTTAGTCGCCAGCCTGACAGATAGTGCCGCTATCAACAAAACGTTTGAATTGGTTGCTGAAAGAGGTCACGCACAGGCAAACCTGACGCCGCTATTCGCCGCACTGGCAGCAGATCGGCCAGAGAAAAATGACGGTATATTGGATATCGACAATATGGCAGAAGCGTTAGAGCCAGCGCATGTTAAAGAGGCGATACGCCGCGTCGCTGATATCTGA
- a CDS encoding multidrug effflux MFS transporter, whose product MSDSSLLASRSFILIGILGILCAFDAMSIDMYLPAFPAIQQDIGADAAGMQTSLSVFLIGLALGQLVYGPLTDRYGRKGPLLLGIVLFSASSLLIAHASTLSWFVFFRLMQGLGGAAGLVIPRAIVADLYSERDAAKVFSLLMQVMAIAPIIAPPLGSVLLGSLGWSAIFWVLTVVGMLMLFATWRWVPESLPRRDRVSGGMLSALTGYAALLRQRKFMGYTLSGSFVMGGLFTYIGASAFIFIEYFHLSPTTYSYIFASNALGMVVLGQINIFLLNRWREYQILPVGIALHVVGGLVLSGVLLAGVASLWVVTALLFLTMSFLSLVFGNVVAVAMNAAPGQTGSASSLLGVLQYVFGGVAGVVMGVIHDGTLLPPVMLLTACAIGALLSGGYAARQADSNIVEEASVDSRAPEREGR is encoded by the coding sequence ATGTCTGATTCGTCTTTACTGGCGTCGCGCAGTTTTATTCTCATCGGCATTTTAGGCATTCTGTGTGCGTTTGATGCCATGTCGATTGATATGTATCTCCCGGCTTTTCCTGCGATCCAGCAGGATATTGGGGCGGACGCGGCGGGAATGCAGACCTCGCTGTCGGTCTTTTTGATCGGGCTGGCGCTGGGTCAACTGGTCTATGGCCCACTGACCGATCGCTATGGTCGAAAAGGGCCGCTGCTGCTGGGCATTGTGTTGTTTTCCGCGTCTTCTTTGCTGATCGCCCACGCTTCCACGCTATCGTGGTTTGTCTTTTTCCGCCTGATGCAAGGCCTTGGCGGTGCCGCTGGATTGGTGATCCCGCGCGCCATCGTGGCGGATTTGTACTCGGAGCGCGATGCCGCAAAGGTGTTCTCGCTGCTCATGCAGGTGATGGCGATAGCGCCGATTATTGCGCCGCCGTTGGGCAGTGTGCTGCTTGGCTCGCTGGGGTGGTCAGCCATTTTCTGGGTACTGACGGTTGTTGGTATGCTGATGTTGTTTGCCACCTGGCGCTGGGTGCCGGAAAGCCTGCCGCGCCGTGACCGCGTCAGTGGCGGGATGCTGTCAGCGTTAACGGGTTATGCCGCACTGCTGCGGCAGAGAAAATTCATGGGCTATACGCTGTCCGGCTCTTTCGTGATGGGCGGCCTGTTTACCTACATTGGTGCGTCTGCCTTTATCTTTATTGAATATTTCCACCTGTCGCCCACCACTTACAGCTACATTTTTGCATCGAATGCCCTCGGCATGGTGGTGCTGGGACAGATCAATATCTTTCTGCTGAACCGCTGGCGTGAATATCAAATCTTGCCGGTCGGGATCGCGCTGCATGTTGTGGGAGGGCTGGTGCTATCCGGCGTTCTGCTGGCGGGTGTGGCGTCACTGTGGGTTGTTACAGCATTGCTATTCCTGACCATGAGCTTCCTGAGTCTGGTGTTCGGCAATGTGGTGGCGGTGGCGATGAATGCGGCACCGGGCCAGACCGGTTCGGCTTCCTCGCTGCTCGGCGTATTGCAGTATGTCTTTGGCGGGGTAGCCGGCGTGGTTATGGGGGTCATACATGATGGTACGCTGCTTCCACCAGTAATGTTACTCACAGCCTGTGCAATAGGTGCGCTGTTGAGCGGGGGGTACGCCGCGCGGCAGGCGGATAGCAATATTGTGGAAGAGGCGTCGGTCGATAGCCGCGCGCCGGAAAGAGAAGGGCGCTGA
- a CDS encoding flavodoxin — MTNEHDFTRRRLITALAGLTLANVALPSSAADATKTQNSRRILVAYFSRSGNTRVIAGVIHRNLKTDLFEIESATPYPDDYFQTVAQAKDERDRGIRPPLKNGVTNIDRYQTIYLGFPVWGTTVPPIVQTFLSTHNLTGKTLIPFITHGGYGLGNSKEILAALTPGNKWEQPLTIECDQERKTTETVARWLDTIQTS; from the coding sequence ATGACCAACGAACATGATTTCACCCGAAGGAGACTGATTACCGCTCTGGCAGGATTAACGCTGGCAAACGTCGCGCTGCCATCCAGCGCGGCTGACGCGACCAAGACTCAAAATAGCCGTCGTATTTTGGTCGCGTACTTTTCCAGAAGTGGTAATACACGGGTCATCGCTGGCGTGATTCATCGCAATCTGAAAACTGACCTTTTTGAAATTGAATCGGCCACACCTTATCCAGATGACTATTTCCAGACCGTGGCTCAGGCTAAAGATGAACGCGATCGTGGAATAAGGCCGCCATTAAAAAATGGCGTCACCAATATCGATCGTTATCAGACGATTTATCTAGGTTTCCCCGTCTGGGGGACGACCGTTCCGCCAATCGTCCAGACCTTTCTCAGCACACATAATCTAACGGGTAAGACTCTGATTCCTTTCATTACCCACGGAGGATATGGTCTCGGCAACAGCAAGGAGATTCTTGCTGCCCTGACACCGGGGAATAAATGGGAACAACCACTGACGATTGAATGCGATCAGGAAAGAAAAACGACAGAAACAGTGGCTCGCTGGCTAGACACGATCCAAACCAGCTGA
- a CDS encoding DoxX family protein, which translates to MQTHYIYWISTTLLSLLYIASAMLYITKKAWVRQTLIDFGYPGYLLPLLVAVKILAVVAILSRISVLLSDLAYAGMFFHLLLSALAHIGVRKPGGALPAGLGLVLLIASFATQNAARDLPSPYGDVITGQHQTLSGQASAQG; encoded by the coding sequence ATGCAAACACATTACATCTATTGGATAAGTACAACACTGTTGTCATTGCTATATATCGCCTCCGCGATGCTCTACATCACCAAAAAGGCGTGGGTTCGCCAAACGCTGATCGACTTTGGTTACCCCGGCTATCTTCTACCTCTCCTTGTCGCAGTAAAGATTCTGGCTGTCGTCGCCATACTTTCCCGGATCAGCGTGCTGCTCAGCGATCTGGCCTATGCGGGGATGTTCTTTCACCTGCTTCTTTCGGCTCTCGCGCATATTGGCGTACGCAAACCTGGTGGAGCATTACCGGCAGGGCTAGGGCTCGTACTGTTGATTGCTTCATTTGCTACCCAAAATGCGGCGCGTGATCTCCCTTCGCCATATGGCGATGTCATTACAGGACAGCACCAGACGCTCAGCGGGCAAGCGAGTGCGCAAGGCTAA
- a CDS encoding helix-turn-helix domain-containing protein produces MVSMVNKTNGDTEINMHEEMRRAFGLLAGKWKLEIMWLLNQRIYRFGELRKAIPGITQHMLTVQLRELETDGLVSRTVFAEVPPRVEYEITDKARGLGPTMQALTAWWMEYGQTVPVKPATRGRTARAKSQ; encoded by the coding sequence ATGGTTAGTATGGTAAATAAGACTAATGGCGATACTGAAATCAATATGCATGAGGAAATGCGCCGCGCATTTGGGCTGTTAGCAGGCAAATGGAAGCTAGAGATTATGTGGCTGCTTAACCAACGAATTTATCGCTTTGGAGAACTCAGAAAAGCGATACCCGGCATTACTCAACACATGTTGACAGTCCAACTACGAGAACTGGAAACCGATGGTTTGGTATCCCGCACCGTTTTCGCAGAAGTTCCTCCGCGCGTCGAGTATGAAATCACGGATAAGGCTCGCGGGCTTGGCCCAACCATGCAGGCGTTAACAGCATGGTGGATGGAATACGGCCAAACGGTGCCCGTCAAACCCGCGACACGGGGACGCACAGCCAGAGCTAAATCTCAGTGA
- a CDS encoding LysR family transcriptional regulator → MLKDNFTDLYYLIVVAEEQSFTRAAARLGVSQSALSHAIKGLEERLGVRLLTRTTRSVAPTEACESLINGISPRLQEIEEHLAALADKSNDIKGNIRITLGEHALHSTVWPLLEKFAHDYPDIHIELNINNGMTDIVSGRFDAGVRLGEHLARDMVAVRIGPDWRMCVVGSPDYLAKKGIPETPHDLHQHNCINMRLPTMGGLYAWEFAKGEQQIRVRVEGQLTFNNLVSRVNAAISGLGLSIVPEDAIEQAVAEGKLVKVLEDWCEPFPGYFLYYPSRKQHTSAFVKLIEAMRYQ, encoded by the coding sequence ATGCTTAAGGATAATTTCACCGATCTGTACTATTTAATTGTTGTTGCCGAGGAGCAAAGCTTTACGCGAGCCGCCGCAAGGCTGGGCGTTTCTCAGTCAGCGCTTAGCCATGCCATCAAAGGGCTGGAAGAACGGTTAGGCGTGCGATTATTAACACGAACCACGCGTAGTGTTGCTCCCACAGAAGCCTGCGAGTCATTAATTAATGGTATCAGCCCCCGCTTGCAAGAAATTGAGGAGCATTTAGCCGCACTTGCAGATAAAAGTAACGATATCAAAGGCAATATTCGGATCACCTTGGGTGAACATGCGCTTCATTCTACCGTTTGGCCACTGCTGGAAAAATTTGCTCACGATTACCCCGATATTCACATTGAGCTGAATATCAATAATGGGATGACCGATATTGTCAGTGGCCGTTTTGACGCGGGTGTTAGGCTTGGCGAGCATCTTGCCAGAGATATGGTTGCGGTAAGAATAGGGCCTGACTGGCGCATGTGTGTGGTGGGATCGCCAGATTATTTAGCAAAAAAGGGCATTCCTGAAACGCCACATGATTTGCATCAGCACAATTGCATTAATATGCGTTTGCCGACGATGGGGGGATTATATGCCTGGGAATTTGCTAAAGGGGAACAGCAAATCCGGGTCAGAGTCGAAGGGCAACTGACTTTTAATAATCTTGTTTCACGGGTGAATGCGGCAATATCCGGTTTGGGATTATCCATTGTTCCAGAAGATGCCATTGAACAAGCCGTGGCTGAAGGCAAATTGGTTAAGGTTCTGGAGGATTGGTGTGAACCTTTTCCCGGTTATTTTCTTTATTATCCCAGCCGTAAACAGCATACTTCCGCTTTTGTTAAGCTCATTGAAGCCATGCGTTATCAATAA
- a CDS encoding formylglycine-generating enzyme family protein, with translation MTTGKTYTNSLGMRFVAIPAGNYLMGSADAEADSREKPQHKVTISHAFLIGQTEVTQADWLAVMGEASFDRDRSNPYYRLPGMAARITHPNHPATVSWLDAMEFIAKLNQREGVNVYRLPTEAEWEYVARAGTASPYFFGNDATLLNDYAWNGENFVSGGTHPVGKKKPNQWGVYDIYGNVWEWVSDYYSNDYYSQSPVIDPQGPDHGSSRVVRGGSWHSTADGWHSAWRKPYSEDYRGISIGFRVVLARLPEEMN, from the coding sequence GTGACTACAGGGAAAACGTACACTAATTCACTTGGTATGCGCTTTGTTGCGATTCCCGCGGGTAACTATCTGATGGGGTCGGCAGACGCGGAGGCCGACAGTCGCGAAAAGCCACAGCATAAAGTAACAATTTCTCATGCTTTTCTGATCGGCCAAACCGAGGTCACGCAAGCAGACTGGTTAGCGGTTATGGGAGAGGCGTCTTTTGATCGCGATCGCTCGAATCCCTATTATCGCCTCCCGGGTATGGCGGCGCGTATTACCCACCCAAATCATCCGGCGACCGTTTCCTGGTTAGATGCCATGGAGTTTATTGCGAAATTGAATCAACGCGAGGGCGTCAATGTTTACCGTTTACCGACAGAAGCCGAATGGGAATATGTCGCCAGAGCGGGAACCGCCAGTCCTTATTTCTTTGGGAACGATGCCACATTATTAAATGACTATGCCTGGAATGGCGAAAATTTTGTATCCGGCGGAACGCACCCTGTTGGTAAGAAAAAGCCTAATCAATGGGGCGTGTACGACATTTATGGCAATGTGTGGGAATGGGTCAGTGACTATTATAGCAACGACTATTATTCGCAGAGTCCTGTCATTGATCCACAAGGGCCAGACCACGGCAGTTCCCGCGTGGTTCGCGGAGGAAGCTGGCACAGCACGGCTGATGGCTGGCATAGCGCATGGCGAAAACCATATTCAGAGGATTATCGGGGGATCAGTATTGGGTTCAGAGTGGTGTTAGCGCGATTGCCGGAGGAAATGAATTAA
- the yghU gene encoding glutathione-dependent disulfide-bond oxidoreductase — translation MATSPTYVPPKVWQPASSGGAFANINRPIAGPTHEKALPVGKHPLQLYSLATPNGVKVTIMLEELLALGHSGAEYDAWLIKIGDGDQFSSGFVDVNPNSKIPALLDQSGDKPVRVFESGSILVYLAEKFGALLPNDLATRTETLNWLFWQMGSAPYVGGGFGHFYAYAPEKFEYPINRFTMETKRQLDVLNRRLAESRYLAGDSYTIADIAVWPWYGGLVQNALYSAAEFLSAHEYTHVIRWADEIAARPAVIRGRKVNRTWGDESEQVAERHQASDLD, via the coding sequence ATGGCTACGTCCCCAACCTATGTGCCGCCAAAAGTCTGGCAGCCCGCCTCTTCCGGTGGTGCCTTCGCCAATATTAACCGTCCGATAGCCGGTCCGACGCACGAAAAAGCGCTGCCCGTTGGCAAACATCCGCTTCAACTTTATTCGCTGGCGACGCCGAACGGCGTGAAAGTCACGATCATGCTGGAAGAGCTGCTGGCACTGGGTCACTCGGGTGCCGAGTACGATGCGTGGCTGATTAAGATAGGCGATGGAGATCAGTTCTCCAGCGGATTTGTCGACGTCAATCCGAACTCCAAAATCCCGGCGTTGCTTGATCAAAGCGGCGACAAACCGGTTCGCGTGTTTGAGTCCGGTTCCATTCTGGTGTATTTGGCCGAGAAATTTGGTGCGCTGCTGCCGAACGATCTCGCTACGCGCACGGAAACCTTGAACTGGCTCTTCTGGCAGATGGGCTCAGCGCCTTACGTTGGCGGTGGATTCGGCCATTTCTACGCCTACGCGCCGGAAAAATTTGAATACCCGATCAACCGTTTCACGATGGAAACCAAGCGTCAGTTGGATGTGCTCAACCGCCGACTGGCAGAAAGCCGCTATCTGGCTGGCGACAGCTACACGATTGCCGATATCGCGGTTTGGCCGTGGTACGGCGGGCTGGTACAAAACGCGCTTTACTCCGCCGCAGAGTTCCTGTCCGCACACGAATACACGCATGTGATCCGTTGGGCTGACGAGATTGCTGCCCGTCCAGCGGTGATTCGCGGTCGCAAGGTCAACCGCACCTGGGGCGACGAATCCGAGCAGGTCGCCGAGCGCCATCAGGCATCCGATCTGGATTAA
- a CDS encoding helix-turn-helix domain-containing protein — protein MQPGHTEMTNDTLLTDTVNPKTSAAESLDDSAFDHPCPIRDVLDRIGDRWSLLILEALAQKTLRFNELHRHIDDISRQMLSRTLKRLETDGFIYRTIYAEVPPRVEYTLTPLGHSFLQPMQLLIQWADRNHAEICRSRRQARQRDA, from the coding sequence ATGCAACCAGGTCACACAGAAATGACTAATGACACACTCCTCACTGACACGGTTAACCCAAAAACGTCGGCGGCGGAAAGCCTCGACGATTCCGCGTTTGACCATCCTTGTCCAATCCGTGATGTGTTGGATCGCATCGGCGATCGGTGGAGTCTGTTGATACTAGAAGCGCTGGCGCAAAAGACGCTGCGTTTTAACGAATTACATCGCCATATCGACGATATTTCGCGTCAGATGCTGTCACGTACGTTAAAACGGCTAGAGACGGATGGGTTTATTTATCGGACGATTTATGCAGAAGTTCCCCCGCGCGTGGAATACACGCTGACGCCACTCGGGCACTCCTTTTTGCAGCCCATGCAGCTGTTAATTCAGTGGGCCGATCGGAACCATGCCGAAATTTGTCGCTCTCGCCGCCAGGCCAGACAACGCGATGCCTGA
- a CDS encoding SDR family oxidoreductase, which translates to MKEVNVVIGAGSIGQAIARRVSQGKRVLMADLRQENADAAAKVLREAGFDVETTVVNVAHRESVHALVEKAASMGNVMGVILSAGVSPSQATAEMILNVDLYGTAVVLEAFGQIIAQGGAAIVIASQSGHRLPPLTIEQNAALATTPTEALLSLPMLQLEQIADTLHAYQLSKRGNTLRVMAEAVKWGKRGARVNAISPGIIFTPLANDELNGPRGEGYRKMLENSPVGRGGNPDEVGALAALLMGPEGTFITGSDFLMDGGVTASYWFGELAPAKS; encoded by the coding sequence ATGAAAGAGGTCAATGTTGTTATTGGAGCAGGATCAATTGGTCAGGCCATCGCGCGGCGTGTCAGTCAGGGTAAACGCGTTCTTATGGCCGATCTGCGTCAGGAAAATGCGGATGCCGCAGCCAAGGTGCTACGTGAGGCCGGTTTTGATGTCGAAACCACCGTTGTTAATGTGGCGCACCGTGAATCCGTTCACGCTTTGGTGGAGAAAGCTGCATCAATGGGGAACGTCATGGGCGTTATTCTCTCTGCGGGTGTTTCCCCTTCGCAGGCTACAGCGGAAATGATTCTGAATGTGGATCTGTATGGAACAGCAGTCGTTCTCGAAGCATTCGGTCAGATCATTGCTCAAGGGGGCGCTGCGATTGTCATCGCATCGCAGTCAGGCCATCGGTTGCCACCACTAACGATCGAGCAAAACGCGGCTCTGGCGACAACGCCAACGGAAGCGCTCCTGAGTCTGCCCATGTTACAGCTTGAGCAGATCGCTGACACATTACACGCTTACCAACTGTCCAAGCGTGGGAACACATTAAGGGTGATGGCCGAAGCGGTTAAGTGGGGAAAACGCGGTGCCAGAGTTAACGCTATCAGTCCGGGGATTATCTTCACACCTCTGGCGAATGATGAACTGAACGGGCCACGAGGTGAGGGGTATCGCAAGATGCTGGAAAATTCGCCTGTTGGTCGTGGTGGTAATCCTGATGAAGTTGGTGCGCTTGCGGCGTTATTGATGGGGCCGGAAGGAACCTTTATCACCGGCAGCGATTTCCTGATGGATGGCGGCGTAACGGCATCTTATTGGTTTGGTGAACTTGCGCCAGCCAAGAGCTGA
- a CDS encoding aldo/keto reductase, with translation MKYRQLGRSGLEVSALGMGAMNLSFGTGRAVDDTTGINVIHAAIERGITFFDTAEAYGPYINEQLVGKALQPYRDKVIIATKFGFRLENGAITGVDSRPENIRTVAEASLKSLKTDYIDLFYQHRVDPNIPIEDVAGTLKDLIQEGKIRHYGLSEAGAETIRRAHAIHPVTAVQNQYSLWTREPEAEVLPVCEELGIGFVPWGPLGTGFLTGTIDATTTFDSATDLRANFPRFTPDAIKANMPFVDVLRDIAAKKQATPVQIALAWLLAQKPWIVPIPGMDKVEYLDDNLKSLALTLSAADLFAMDALFSRIPIQGNRLDDGLLSMSE, from the coding sequence ATGAAATACCGTCAATTAGGTCGTAGTGGGTTAGAGGTTTCTGCTCTTGGTATGGGCGCGATGAATTTAAGTTTTGGCACAGGGCGTGCGGTCGATGATACAACGGGCATCAATGTGATTCATGCCGCGATTGAACGGGGGATTACATTTTTTGATACGGCAGAAGCCTATGGGCCTTATATCAATGAACAGTTAGTTGGGAAAGCGCTCCAGCCATATCGTGATAAGGTTATTATCGCCACCAAATTTGGTTTCAGGCTGGAAAATGGCGCGATAACCGGAGTGGATAGCCGCCCGGAAAATATCCGTACGGTAGCGGAAGCGTCGCTGAAGAGCCTGAAAACAGATTATATCGACTTATTTTATCAACACCGTGTGGATCCGAATATCCCAATTGAAGACGTGGCAGGAACGCTAAAAGATCTGATTCAGGAAGGAAAAATTCGCCACTATGGCTTATCGGAGGCGGGCGCTGAGACGATTCGCCGGGCACACGCTATCCATCCTGTCACCGCTGTCCAGAACCAATATTCGTTGTGGACGCGTGAGCCAGAAGCGGAAGTTTTGCCAGTATGTGAAGAATTAGGTATTGGATTTGTTCCGTGGGGGCCGCTGGGGACGGGGTTCCTGACAGGGACGATTGATGCGACGACCACCTTCGACAGTGCGACTGATTTACGAGCGAATTTCCCGCGATTTACCCCCGATGCCATCAAAGCCAATATGCCGTTTGTTGATGTGCTGCGTGATATCGCTGCGAAGAAACAGGCGACCCCGGTTCAGATTGCGTTAGCCTGGCTGCTGGCGCAAAAGCCCTGGATTGTTCCTATTCCGGGAATGGATAAGGTGGAGTATCTCGATGACAATCTTAAGTCTCTCGCGCTGACGTTGAGTGCAGCAGACTTATTTGCTATGGACGCGTTATTTTCCCGTATCCCTATTCAGGGTAACCGTTTGGATGATGGCCTGCTTTCGATGTCTGAATAA
- a CDS encoding NAD(P)-dependent oxidoreductase, which produces MKVTLFGATGKTGRYLIAEGLKRGIALTVFARTGSLFDDPNVRIIRGELTDNAVLKDAIQGADAVLSALGPTRFTHPKDLPITRAMQSIITVMKQENVIRLIAVSTGTAADPDDGSDWRVQFPAWLIKIMMASSYQDIIALAKTVRVSELDWTLVRAAFLNHHPASGRLNVGLYGKTQHSMTLSREELAKFMFDQLRDDRFIKMAPGISTK; this is translated from the coding sequence ATGAAAGTGACTCTGTTCGGCGCGACAGGAAAAACAGGGCGTTATTTGATTGCCGAGGGCCTTAAGCGCGGAATAGCGCTGACGGTATTTGCGCGCACGGGGTCTTTATTTGACGATCCAAATGTCCGCATTATTCGCGGTGAATTAACCGATAACGCCGTGCTAAAAGATGCGATTCAGGGCGCGGATGCCGTGTTATCTGCGCTTGGGCCGACCCGATTTACCCACCCCAAAGATTTGCCGATTACCCGGGCGATGCAATCCATTATTACGGTGATGAAACAGGAAAATGTCATCCGCCTGATTGCTGTATCAACCGGAACGGCGGCTGATCCAGACGATGGATCTGACTGGAGAGTTCAGTTTCCTGCATGGTTGATCAAAATTATGATGGCAAGTTCTTATCAGGACATTATTGCTCTCGCAAAAACAGTTCGCGTCTCTGAATTAGATTGGACGTTAGTTCGTGCCGCCTTTCTTAATCATCATCCCGCGTCGGGCCGCCTTAATGTGGGGCTTTATGGCAAGACCCAACATTCAATGACGTTATCCCGTGAAGAATTAGCGAAGTTCATGTTTGATCAGCTACGGGATGATCGGTTCATAAAAATGGCACCGGGAATTAGCACGAAATGA
- a CDS encoding NAD(P)-dependent oxidoreductase has protein sequence MSHIALIGASGDAGSRILKELSDRGHTVTAIARHPEKIASLPNVTAKQGDALDKDALVALFKGHDAVVSAVKFGSSDPATLIAAVKAAGVKRYLVVGGAGSLEIAPGQRLIDQPDFPDAYRPEASRGAAFLDLLKQEKDLDWSFLSPSAEFVPGQRTGTFRLGKDTLLSTDKGSSISFEDYAAALVDEIENPAHSRQRFTVGY, from the coding sequence ATGTCACATATCGCACTCATTGGCGCCTCAGGCGATGCCGGTTCACGCATTCTTAAAGAATTATCAGACCGTGGGCATACGGTCACCGCCATTGCACGCCATCCAGAAAAAATTGCCTCGCTGCCGAACGTCACCGCTAAGCAGGGAGACGCGCTGGATAAAGATGCGCTGGTCGCCTTATTCAAAGGGCATGATGCGGTGGTCAGCGCGGTTAAATTTGGTTCATCCGACCCGGCGACTCTGATTGCAGCCGTGAAAGCCGCAGGGGTAAAACGCTATCTGGTCGTCGGCGGCGCCGGGAGTCTGGAAATTGCACCGGGTCAGCGTCTAATCGATCAGCCGGACTTCCCTGATGCTTACCGCCCTGAAGCCTCTCGTGGTGCAGCCTTCCTCGACTTGTTAAAACAGGAGAAAGATCTTGATTGGTCATTCCTCTCTCCGTCCGCCGAGTTTGTTCCGGGCCAGCGCACGGGCACGTTCCGTCTCGGCAAAGACACACTGCTGAGTACTGACAAGGGCAGCAGCATCTCGTTTGAGGACTACGCTGCCGCACTGGTTGATGAAATTGAAAACCCGGCACACTCCCGTCAACGCTTTACCGTGGGTTATTAA